In the Glycine max cultivar Williams 82 chromosome 19, Glycine_max_v4.0, whole genome shotgun sequence genome, GTTCCATTCTTCTTGCTTCATGTCGTCTGGCTTAACCCCTGATAAGGGTTGATACAACTTCTTCTAATATAGATAATCCTCTATCTGCATCTTCCAAAAGCTGAAATCTCTGTCATCGAACTTCTCAATCTTCACCTTCCCCTCTTCTAATGTTATTGCTCCCACTGCCTCCTCTAAACTGAGAAGACTCCCACTAATTCCTCTAAACTAAGGAAATCCCGTGGAGTAACCAAAAGCTCTTGATATCAGTTGTTAGTATAGagtaataagaagaagagaaaggaataaggagaaaaaagagaagacaCAAAATTTTAACGTGATTCAGCACACAATGTATGTGCCTACATCCACAGCTACACGAAGAAAACTTTTATTACTTGCACATTTTAAAGCTTACAAGGTATCTCTATATATAACTctaatgagacacaagtttttacCAATCAAGCGATGTGAGACAAAAAAACTAAGATCACAAAACTCTAACAGACTACCTGCAAATCccgtataatataatttattagaagAATTCTAATATTGTAGGAATCTCTTATGTTCTTTTTTAACCGTACTTTTTAATATTAACTGACTAAAATTTATTGAGAGTCACAATTTgtgaattttagtttttatctataATAAGTTTCACgtgtaaattttatatattttaataaatttaaattaattacaaaaaagtacattaaaaattgtgttttcaaCACTTTTCATGTTTATAAAGACGACAGACTAAagtatctttgtttttttaatttattttccaattccataaaatatattgaaatttcaAGATATATTTCAAAGGTTCACGTGGAGGAAATAAGCCTATTACTTTATAAAAGATTTTCACTGTCTTGCATTTGCAAGGAGTAAAGGTTCTGTTTACTTCATGATAGTGAAACCCAGTACTTGTTATATACGTTGAAATAGATGTGCATTAAATTGACTGCTAAAGTGctgatgattttgttttttccctTTCAATTTGCGTACCACCCTTCACTGACAACAATAGCAAAGATTACAAAAACTGTTCTGATATTGATATGGTTGACACAAAAAACAATTGTCGTTgagttattttcttattaaaatggTAACCAATCGCTTTATAACCTAGTCATCACGGTCATATacgtaaatgaaacaagaaaccaatgtttccaaattaaGTGTTTGTTTACAAATGAATTATtcaagaaatataatatttttatttttgaaagctttttcgtaaagttagcAAGCAAAAAGAAGTGTAATTATTTCTAACTTTTTGTAACTAAACCAAACACCCTTTAAGGACTTTATGTTAACCCATGTAATTGGTAAAACAAGATGGATTAACACATAATCATTATAATGagaaaccattttttaaaaccgaAAAACAAAACTCTATTTGGGTTGGTGGAGGGGAAGAAACATTTTAACTGcgcatgaagtttttttttttttttttttttacctgaaGAAATATATACATGAAAGTGGATTCACAATTCACCAAAATAGAGAAACAAACTCTAGATAATTTTGTTTTGCCAATGCAAATTGTTTTCCtatatgcaatttatgaatCTATTTCTAAAGATGTACACCCAAAATCCCATGCAAAAACGACAATTGCCAACACTTTCCAAGAGTCCCAATGTTGCATCCAATGAATAAATGTTGTGACTAATTCGGCTATGAACAAAAAAGAAGCTTGCCCCCAAATTGCCTTCTTTTGAAAGGGAATGAAGTGCAATCGAGAACATTGCTTATTCTTTTCCAATGCTGTAACTAATTATCGCAATGGGCTTGCGGGCAAGGAAGCATTGGACGACGAAGATCTTCTAGTAACCCTGAACCTGAAAAAATCGTACAGTTTCCGCAAATCCTTAACCGTATGGAGACCCTCACCGCACACAACCCCATCAGGTTCATCCATTTCATCATCATCCGTCTGCCGTCCGATCAAGCCGCACCCCCTCCCATCACCGTCCGTTTGCAAGGCGGTGATGACCGATTTAATAGCACGACTCGGCGAGTTCCGGTTCGCGATCATCAACTCACCGATTTCAGCGGGACTCAAACTCGCCCCGTTTTGAAAAATCTCCTGCACCTGAGGAAACAACTTATGCTCCTTCACGCCAAGGTAACTACTCGCAAGCGTTTTAAACGCCGAAAAATCACAAAGCGGAAAATGAATATGCACGTCGACCCGACCCGGACGAAGCAGGTTCGGGTCAACATGCTCCTTCGTGTTCATCGTGAACACCATAACCCTCTCTTCGGCGCAACACGAGGTTAAAAGCCCGTCCATGAAGTTCAGTATTCCCGACGCGCTTATTCTCGCCGTTTTGTCCGCGAGGAACCGGTCCAGATCCTCGATCACCACCACCGACTTCGGCGTCGATTGGAGGAGGAGCGATTTCAGATCCGAATCGTTAGGGATTTTGCAGAGGTCGATCTCGTAGACGTCGTAAGAGAGGAAATTGGCCATGGCGGCGACGAAGCTCGATTTTCCGGTGCCGGAGGGACCGTAGAGGAGGAAGCTCCGTTTCCAGACGCGGCCGAGGCGGTGGTAGTACTGCTTGGCTCTGAGGAAAGATTCGAGATCGGACTTGACCTTGGTTTTGAGATCCGGTTCCATGGCGATGGTGTCGAACGTGGAAGGATGCGTAAACGGAACGGATCTCCAGCGTCCGAAGTCGTGGGCGCTGTTAATGAAGAGGCGCAAGTCGCGCTTCCCTTGCTGGTCGATTTCGTCGGCGACGGCGTGAATGTGCTGAAGGTAAGGACGGAGGATTCGGCGCTTGTCAACCTTTCTGATCTTGAGAACAAAGGTTCCGGTTTGGTTGAACCAGAAGAGTGTGGCTCCGAGAAAGTGGTCTTGGATGGTTTGGTTGGGGCCGAGGCAGAGGACGATGTCGTTTTGCTTCTTGCCAGTGATGAGGTTGGCGAAGACAGAGTCTTCGATGGAAGGTAGGGAATGTAAGTAGAGGGAGACCTTCCTGTAGAGGTGGTTATGCTGCGTGGTTT is a window encoding:
- the LOC100805212 gene encoding AAA-ATPase At2g46620; translation: MFLFIFLSTLVLIAVRAKKLWIAIEDWFHVYQFFKVPELNETTQHNHLYRKVSLYLHSLPSIEDSVFANLITGKKQNDIVLCLGPNQTIQDHFLGATLFWFNQTGTFVLKIRKVDKRRILRPYLQHIHAVADEIDQQGKRDLRLFINSAHDFGRWRSVPFTHPSTFDTIAMEPDLKTKVKSDLESFLRAKQYYHRLGRVWKRSFLLYGPSGTGKSSFVAAMANFLSYDVYEIDLCKIPNDSDLKSLLLQSTPKSVVVIEDLDRFLADKTARISASGILNFMDGLLTSCCAEERVMVFTMNTKEHVDPNLLRPGRVDVHIHFPLCDFSAFKTLASSYLGVKEHKLFPQVQEIFQNGASLSPAEIGELMIANRNSPSRAIKSVITALQTDGDGRGCGLIGRQTDDDEMDEPDGVVCGEGLHTVKDLRKLYDFFRFRVTRRSSSSNASLPASPLR